One segment of Phragmites australis chromosome 13, lpPhrAust1.1, whole genome shotgun sequence DNA contains the following:
- the LOC133888892 gene encoding xyloglucan endotransglucosylase protein 1-like, with protein sequence MAMAKAHLLACLAALSLIAAASRVMAGGRMTDNLEILWGQTQLINGSNGDQTIALSLDRVMGSGFRSKTTYLFARIDIDIRLVPKSSAGTVTTVYMISQKQWKTHDEIDLEFLGNVSGQPYTLHTNIFANGSGGREVQYRLWFDPTEDFHTYSIIWNSEQILILVDNMAIRQFKNHWDAGVPFPVYEPMRLFGVLWDADDWATQGGRVKTDWSQAPFIAYFRNYRAQGCEPSGYSWVCGQDPFGGDWFDGGAGVDDMKQRQQLREAQEKYMIYNYCTDSKRFPNGYPEECGLP encoded by the exons ATGGCCATGGCTAAGGCGCACCTCTTAGCCTGCCTAGCGGCTCTTTCGCTGATCGCCGCCGCCTCTCGGGTGATGGCCGGTGGTCGCATGACGGACAATCTCGAAATACTGTGGGGCCAGACGCAGCTGATCAACGGCAGCAACGGTGACCAGACCATCGCGCTGTCGCTGGACCGCGTGATGGGGTCGGGGTTCCGGTCCAAGACCACGTACCTCTTTGCCAGGATCGACATCGACATCAGGCTCGTCCCCAAGAGCTCCGCCGGCACCGTCACGACGGTTTAC ATGATCTCCCAGAAGCAGTGGAAGACCCACGACGAGATCGACCTCGAGTTCCTCGGCAACGTCAGCGGTCAGCCGTACACCCTGCACACCAACATCTTCGCCAATGGCTCCGGCGGCAGGGAGGTGCAGTACCGGCTTTGGTTCGATCCTACCGAAGATTTCCACACCTACTCCATCATCTGGAATTCAGAACAGATTTT GATCCTGGTCGACAACATGGCGATCCGGCAGTTCAAGAACCACTGGGACGCCGGCGTCCCGTTCCCGGTGTACGAGCCGATGAGGTTGTTCGGCGTCCTCTGGGACGCCGACGACTGGGCGACGCAAGGCGGGCGCGTCAAGACTGACTGGTCGCAGGCCCCATTCATCGCCTACTTCCGGAACTACCGCGCCCAGGGCTGCGAGCCGAGCGGGTACTCGTGGGTGTGCGGCCAGGACCCGTTCGGCGGCGACTGGTTCGACGGCGGAGCGGGAGTCGACGACATGAAGCAGCGGCAGCAGCTGAGGGAGGCGCAGGAAAAGTACATGATTTACAACTACTGCACCGACTCGAAAAGGTTCCCCAATGGCTACCCGGAGGAGTGTGGGTTGCCGTAG
- the LOC133888933 gene encoding xyloglucan endotransglucosylase/hydrolase protein 24-like, with translation MEMAFSFSSRACLMVVALLMGLCIGTPTAVAAGRIDDGLEVTWGNGRGSVSPDGQVLTLSLDRTSGSGFRSKDTYLFARIDLQIKLAPNNSAGTVTTCYFMSEGPWEIHDEVDLEFLGNVTGQPYTLHTNVYTNGTGGKEQQFHLWFDPTTDFHTYSIVWTQQHILVLVDGAPIREIKNHADHGVPYPASQRLRLYGSLWDAEDWATQGGRVKTDWSQAPFVAQYRNFTAADASPAVAGGWGYGQEMDATAQQAVKWARDNYMVYDYCADSERFPQGVPRECSMP, from the exons ATGGAGATGGCTTTTAGTTTTAGCTCGCGGGCTTGCTTGATGGTAGTGGCACTGCTTATGGGGCTCTGCATTGGCACGCCGACGGCGGTAGCGGCGGGGAGGATCGACGACGGCCTGGAGGTGACGTGGGGTAACGGGCGCGGGAGCGTCTCTCCCGACGGCCAGGTGCTGACGCTGTCGCTCGACCGCACCTCCGGCTCGGGGTTCCGCTCCAAGGACACGTACCTCTTCGCTCGCATCGACCTTCAGATCAAGCTTGCCCCCAACAACTCCGCAGGCACGGTCACCACTTGCTAC TTCATGTCGGAGGGGCCATGGGAGATCCACGACGAAGTCGACCTCGAGTTCCTGGGCAACGTGACAGGCCAGCCGTACACGCTCCACACCAACGTCTACACCAACGGCACCGGCGGCAAAGAGCAGCAGTTCCACCTCTGGTTCGACCCGACCACCGATTTCCACACCTACTCCATCGTCTGGACTCAGCAGCACATCCT TGTGCTCGTGGACGGGGCGCCGATCCGGGAGATCAAGAACCACGCGGACCATGGCGTGCCGTACCCTGCGTCGCAGCGGCTGCGGCTGTACGGGAGCCTGTGGGACGCCGAGGACTGGGCCACGCAGGGCGGCCGCGTCAAGACGGACTGGTCGCAGGCGCCTTTCGTGGCGCAGTACCGCAACTTCACCGCCGCGGACGCTTCACCGGCGGTTGCCGGGGGCTGGGGGTACGGCCAGGAGATGGACGCCACGGCGCAGCAGGCGGTGAAGTGGGCGCGGGACAACTACATGGTGTACGACTACTGCGCGGACAGCGAGAGGTTCCCCCAGGGAGTCCCGCGAGAGTGCTCCATGCCGTAG
- the LOC133888287 gene encoding uncharacterized protein LOC133888287 has translation MAWWRKKVVFPARRAWAAVSTRVRARNTGNGGSILKLHEDVQTCGYKDVQVMFEILTTELEVSSHSPKKQRKRPPSAWSSRSSSMIAAAQ, from the exons ATGGCATGGTGGCGGAAGAAGGTGGTCTTCCCGGCGCGCCGCGCGTGGGCCGCCGTCTCGACCCGCGTCCGCGCGCGCAACACag GCAATGGAGGCAGCATACTGAAGCTTCACGAGGATGTGCAAACCTGTGGATACAAGGACGTGCAGGTGATGTTCGAGATCCTGACTACGGAGCTGGAGGTGTCATCGCACTCCCCAAAGAAGCAGCGCAAGCGGCCGCCGTCGGCGTGGTCCAGCCGGTCGTCGTCGATGATCGCGGCCGCGCAATAG
- the LOC133887751 gene encoding villin-4-like isoform X2 encodes MSVSMKDLDPAFRGAGQKDGLEIWRIENFKPVPVPTSSYGKFYMGDSYIFLKTTVLKNGSFRHDIHYWLGKDTSQDEAGTAAILTVELDAALGGRAVQYRELQGNETDNFLSYFRPCIMPQPGGVASGFNHVEINEQEHVTHLYVCRGKHVVHVKEVPFARSSLNHEDIFILDTKSKIFQFNGSNSCIQERAKALEVVQYIKDTFHEGKCEVAAVDGKLMADPEAGDFWGLFGGFAPLPRKIPSEDNGEDREIVVKLQCLNQGKLVHISFESLTRELLESNKCYLLDYGAEMYVWMGRSTSLQERKGASEAAEKLLIDGSRTKSHLIKVIEGFETVMFKSKFSEWPPTPDLKLSSEDGRGKVAALLKSQGLDVKGLMKGAPVKEEPQPYIDCTGHLQVWRVNEKDKTLLSSPEQSKFYTGDCYIFQYTYTGDEKEECLIGTWFGKKSVEEERTTAISLANKMVQTAKFQAAQVRLYEGKEPTQFFVIFQSLQVFKGGLSSGYKNFLAENGIGDDTYSDGGLALFRIQGTGSENLQALQVDAVASSLNSSYCYILHNGNTVFTWTGNLTTSLDHDLVERQLDVIKPDLPSRSQKEGRETDQFWELLGGKSKYPNQKVVRELESDPHLFSCILSQGNVKVKEIHHFTQDDLMTEDVFVLDCHSDIFVWVGQEMDAKVKSQAMYIGEKFLMLDFLMENLSQETPIFIVSEGSEPQFFTRFFNWDSAKSLMHGSSYQRKLAIVKGGATPSLDKPKRRTPAFLGRSAGQDKSQRSRSMSTSPDRPRVRGRSPAFTALTSAFENPSTRNLSTPPPGVKKLFPKSCAPDQWKPSSKQSAISALTSSFEGPMKSIIPKSVKASPELEKAIQEEDATGNGNVGENEPEDDEERTMYPYECLITTVEDPVPDIDVTKREAYLSSAEFREKFGMTRAAFYKLPKWKQNKLKSDVQLF; translated from the exons ATGTCAGTTTCGATGAAGGATTTGGACCCGGCCTTCCGCGGAGCTGGACAAAAGGA TGGTCTGGAGATATGGCGTATTGAGAATTTTAAGCCAGTTCCTGTGCCAACATCTTCATATGGAAAATTTTACATGGGTGATTCATATATCTTCTTGAAG ACAACGGTGTTAAAAAATGGTTCCTTTCGCCATGATATTCATTATTGGCTTGGCAAAGATACTAGTCAG GATGAGGCTGGAACTGCTGCAATTTTAACTGTGGAGCTTGATGCTGCCCTTGGAGGGCGTGCTGTCCAGTACCGGGAGTTACAAGGCAATGAAACTGATAATTTTCTCTCATATTTTAGACCTTGCATCATGCCGCAGCCAGGAGGGGTGGCTTCTGGGTTCAACCATGTAGAAATCAATGAGCAGGAGCACGTTACCCACTTATATGTGTGCAGAGGAAAGCATGTTGTCCATGTTAAAGAG GTTCCTTTTGCCCGTTCATCTCTCAACCATGAGGACATTTTTATTTTGGATACCAAGTCCAAAATTTTCCAGTTCAATGGCTCAAACTCATGCATTCAGGAGAGAGCAAAAGCTCTTGAAGTTGTGCAGTATATCAAAGATACTTTCCATGAGGGCAAGTGTGAAGTTGCAGCAGTTG ATGGGAAGTTGATGGCCGATCCCGAAGCCGGTGATTTTTGGGGTTTGTTTGGTGGCTTCGCTCCTCTTCCAAGGAAGATACCTTCAGAGGATAATGGGGAAGACAGAGAAATTGTTGTCAAATTGCAATG TTTAAACCAAGGAAAGTTGGTGCATATTAGTTTTGAATCCTTGACACGTGAGTTGCTTGAGTCAAACAAATGCTACTTGCTAGACTATGGTGCTGAAATGTATGTTTGGATGGGCAGAAGTACTTCTCTGCAAGAAAGGAAGGGTGCAAGTGAAGCTGCTGAG AAACTACTCATTGATGGTAGCCGAACAAAATCACACCTTATCAAAGTGATTGAGGGTTTCGAAACAGTAATGTTCAAGTCAAAATTTAGTGAGTGGCCACCCACACCTGATTTGAAACTGTCATCTGAGGATGGAAGAGGCAAAGTTGCAG CTCTCCTCAAAAGCCAAGGATTAGATGTTAAAGGCTTGATGAAAGGTGCACCTGTAAAAGAAGAACCTCAGCCTTATATTGATTGCACAGGTCATTTGCAG GTCTGGCGTGTAAATGAAAAGGACAAGACCCTTCTGTCATCCCCTGAGCAGTCGAAATTTTATACAGGAGATTGCTACATTTTTCAATACACATATACTGGAGATGAGAAGGAGGAATGTCTTATTGGAACTTGGTTTGGGAAGAAGAGTGTTGAG GAGGAGAGAACGACAGCGATATCACTGGCTAACAAGATGGTTCAGACTGCAAAATTCCAGGCTGCCCAG GTTCGCCTTTATGAAGGGAAAGAACCAACTCAGTTCTTTGTCATATTTCAGAGTCTTCAAGTGTTTAAG GGTGGCCTTAGCTCTGGATACAAGAACTTTCTTGCTGAAAATGGCATTGGGGATGACACTTACTCCGACGGTGGGCTTGCCCTATTCCGGATTCAGGGCACAGGATCAGAAAACTTGCAAGCACTTCAAGTAGATGCA GTGGCTTCATCCTTAAATTCGTCCTATTGTTACATTCTACACAATGGAAACACTGTGTTCACATGGACTGGTAACCTTACGACCTCACTGGATCATGACTTGGTTGAGAGGCAGCTTGATGTAATCAAG CCAGATCTCCCTTCAAGGTCACAAAAAGAGGGGAGAGAAACCGACCAATTCTGGGAATTACTGGGTGGTAAATCCAAGTATCCAAACCAAAAGGTAGTAAGAGAGCTTGAAAGTGACCCCCATCTGTTCTCGTGCATCTTATCCCAAG GCAATGTAAAG GTCAAAGAAATACACCACTTTACTCAGGATGATCTGATGACAGAGGATGTTTTCGTTCTTGATTGTCACTCGGACATATTTGTTTGGGTTGGCCAGGAAATGGATGCCAAAGTGAAATCACAAGCTATGTATATTGGAGag AAATTTCTTATGCTCGATTTCCTTATGGAAAATCTCTCCCAAGAAACACCAATATTCATTGTTTCAGAAGGTAGTGAGCCACAATTTTTTACTAGGTTCTTCAACTGGGACTCAGCAAAATCACTG ATGCATGGCAGTTCATACCAGAGGAAGCTTGCCATTGTAAAGGGTGGAGCAACTCCATCATTGGAT AAACCAAAACGACGAACACCGGCATTTTTGGGAAGGAGTGCAGGACAAGATAAGTCTCAGCGCTCGAGAAGCATGTCGACCAGTCCAGATCGTCCCCGTGTTCGAGGAAGGTCTCCAGCCTTCACGGCGTTAACTTCTGCCTTTGAGAACCCAAGTACCAGGAATCTTTCCACCCCTCCACCTGGTGTCAAAAAACTTTTCCCAAAATCTTGTGCACCTGATCAGTGGAAGCCATCGTCCAAACAATCAGCTATCAGTGCTCTCACCAGCTCTTTTGAGGGTCCCATGAAAAGTATAATACCAAAGTCAGTAAAAG CGAGTCCTGAGCTAGAGAAGGCAATACAGGAGGAAGATGCCACAGGCAATGGCAATGTAGGTGAAAATGAGCCAGAGGATGATGAAGAGCGCACAATGTACCCCTATGAATGTCTGATAACCACAGTTGAAGATCCTGTCCCCGACATTGACGTGACCAAGCGAGAG GCCTACTTATCATCAGCGGAGTTTAGAGAGAAGTTTGGCATGACAAGGGCGGCATTCTACAAGCTTCCCAAGTGGAAGCAGAACAAACTGAAGTCTGATGTCCAGCTCTTTTAG
- the LOC133887751 gene encoding villin-4-like isoform X1 yields the protein MSVSMKDLDPAFRGAGQKDGLEIWRIENFKPVPVPTSSYGKFYMGDSYIFLKTTVLKNGSFRHDIHYWLGKDTSQDEAGTAAILTVELDAALGGRAVQYRELQGNETDNFLSYFRPCIMPQPGGVASGFNHVEINEQEHVTHLYVCRGKHVVHVKEVPFARSSLNHEDIFILDTKSKIFQFNGSNSCIQERAKALEVVQYIKDTFHEGKCEVAAVEDGKLMADPEAGDFWGLFGGFAPLPRKIPSEDNGEDREIVVKLQCLNQGKLVHISFESLTRELLESNKCYLLDYGAEMYVWMGRSTSLQERKGASEAAEKLLIDGSRTKSHLIKVIEGFETVMFKSKFSEWPPTPDLKLSSEDGRGKVAALLKSQGLDVKGLMKGAPVKEEPQPYIDCTGHLQVWRVNEKDKTLLSSPEQSKFYTGDCYIFQYTYTGDEKEECLIGTWFGKKSVEEERTTAISLANKMVQTAKFQAAQVRLYEGKEPTQFFVIFQSLQVFKGGLSSGYKNFLAENGIGDDTYSDGGLALFRIQGTGSENLQALQVDAVASSLNSSYCYILHNGNTVFTWTGNLTTSLDHDLVERQLDVIKPDLPSRSQKEGRETDQFWELLGGKSKYPNQKVVRELESDPHLFSCILSQGNVKVKEIHHFTQDDLMTEDVFVLDCHSDIFVWVGQEMDAKVKSQAMYIGEKFLMLDFLMENLSQETPIFIVSEGSEPQFFTRFFNWDSAKSLMHGSSYQRKLAIVKGGATPSLDKPKRRTPAFLGRSAGQDKSQRSRSMSTSPDRPRVRGRSPAFTALTSAFENPSTRNLSTPPPGVKKLFPKSCAPDQWKPSSKQSAISALTSSFEGPMKSIIPKSVKASPELEKAIQEEDATGNGNVGENEPEDDEERTMYPYECLITTVEDPVPDIDVTKREAYLSSAEFREKFGMTRAAFYKLPKWKQNKLKSDVQLF from the exons ATGTCAGTTTCGATGAAGGATTTGGACCCGGCCTTCCGCGGAGCTGGACAAAAGGA TGGTCTGGAGATATGGCGTATTGAGAATTTTAAGCCAGTTCCTGTGCCAACATCTTCATATGGAAAATTTTACATGGGTGATTCATATATCTTCTTGAAG ACAACGGTGTTAAAAAATGGTTCCTTTCGCCATGATATTCATTATTGGCTTGGCAAAGATACTAGTCAG GATGAGGCTGGAACTGCTGCAATTTTAACTGTGGAGCTTGATGCTGCCCTTGGAGGGCGTGCTGTCCAGTACCGGGAGTTACAAGGCAATGAAACTGATAATTTTCTCTCATATTTTAGACCTTGCATCATGCCGCAGCCAGGAGGGGTGGCTTCTGGGTTCAACCATGTAGAAATCAATGAGCAGGAGCACGTTACCCACTTATATGTGTGCAGAGGAAAGCATGTTGTCCATGTTAAAGAG GTTCCTTTTGCCCGTTCATCTCTCAACCATGAGGACATTTTTATTTTGGATACCAAGTCCAAAATTTTCCAGTTCAATGGCTCAAACTCATGCATTCAGGAGAGAGCAAAAGCTCTTGAAGTTGTGCAGTATATCAAAGATACTTTCCATGAGGGCAAGTGTGAAGTTGCAGCAGTTG AAGATGGGAAGTTGATGGCCGATCCCGAAGCCGGTGATTTTTGGGGTTTGTTTGGTGGCTTCGCTCCTCTTCCAAGGAAGATACCTTCAGAGGATAATGGGGAAGACAGAGAAATTGTTGTCAAATTGCAATG TTTAAACCAAGGAAAGTTGGTGCATATTAGTTTTGAATCCTTGACACGTGAGTTGCTTGAGTCAAACAAATGCTACTTGCTAGACTATGGTGCTGAAATGTATGTTTGGATGGGCAGAAGTACTTCTCTGCAAGAAAGGAAGGGTGCAAGTGAAGCTGCTGAG AAACTACTCATTGATGGTAGCCGAACAAAATCACACCTTATCAAAGTGATTGAGGGTTTCGAAACAGTAATGTTCAAGTCAAAATTTAGTGAGTGGCCACCCACACCTGATTTGAAACTGTCATCTGAGGATGGAAGAGGCAAAGTTGCAG CTCTCCTCAAAAGCCAAGGATTAGATGTTAAAGGCTTGATGAAAGGTGCACCTGTAAAAGAAGAACCTCAGCCTTATATTGATTGCACAGGTCATTTGCAG GTCTGGCGTGTAAATGAAAAGGACAAGACCCTTCTGTCATCCCCTGAGCAGTCGAAATTTTATACAGGAGATTGCTACATTTTTCAATACACATATACTGGAGATGAGAAGGAGGAATGTCTTATTGGAACTTGGTTTGGGAAGAAGAGTGTTGAG GAGGAGAGAACGACAGCGATATCACTGGCTAACAAGATGGTTCAGACTGCAAAATTCCAGGCTGCCCAG GTTCGCCTTTATGAAGGGAAAGAACCAACTCAGTTCTTTGTCATATTTCAGAGTCTTCAAGTGTTTAAG GGTGGCCTTAGCTCTGGATACAAGAACTTTCTTGCTGAAAATGGCATTGGGGATGACACTTACTCCGACGGTGGGCTTGCCCTATTCCGGATTCAGGGCACAGGATCAGAAAACTTGCAAGCACTTCAAGTAGATGCA GTGGCTTCATCCTTAAATTCGTCCTATTGTTACATTCTACACAATGGAAACACTGTGTTCACATGGACTGGTAACCTTACGACCTCACTGGATCATGACTTGGTTGAGAGGCAGCTTGATGTAATCAAG CCAGATCTCCCTTCAAGGTCACAAAAAGAGGGGAGAGAAACCGACCAATTCTGGGAATTACTGGGTGGTAAATCCAAGTATCCAAACCAAAAGGTAGTAAGAGAGCTTGAAAGTGACCCCCATCTGTTCTCGTGCATCTTATCCCAAG GCAATGTAAAG GTCAAAGAAATACACCACTTTACTCAGGATGATCTGATGACAGAGGATGTTTTCGTTCTTGATTGTCACTCGGACATATTTGTTTGGGTTGGCCAGGAAATGGATGCCAAAGTGAAATCACAAGCTATGTATATTGGAGag AAATTTCTTATGCTCGATTTCCTTATGGAAAATCTCTCCCAAGAAACACCAATATTCATTGTTTCAGAAGGTAGTGAGCCACAATTTTTTACTAGGTTCTTCAACTGGGACTCAGCAAAATCACTG ATGCATGGCAGTTCATACCAGAGGAAGCTTGCCATTGTAAAGGGTGGAGCAACTCCATCATTGGAT AAACCAAAACGACGAACACCGGCATTTTTGGGAAGGAGTGCAGGACAAGATAAGTCTCAGCGCTCGAGAAGCATGTCGACCAGTCCAGATCGTCCCCGTGTTCGAGGAAGGTCTCCAGCCTTCACGGCGTTAACTTCTGCCTTTGAGAACCCAAGTACCAGGAATCTTTCCACCCCTCCACCTGGTGTCAAAAAACTTTTCCCAAAATCTTGTGCACCTGATCAGTGGAAGCCATCGTCCAAACAATCAGCTATCAGTGCTCTCACCAGCTCTTTTGAGGGTCCCATGAAAAGTATAATACCAAAGTCAGTAAAAG CGAGTCCTGAGCTAGAGAAGGCAATACAGGAGGAAGATGCCACAGGCAATGGCAATGTAGGTGAAAATGAGCCAGAGGATGATGAAGAGCGCACAATGTACCCCTATGAATGTCTGATAACCACAGTTGAAGATCCTGTCCCCGACATTGACGTGACCAAGCGAGAG GCCTACTTATCATCAGCGGAGTTTAGAGAGAAGTTTGGCATGACAAGGGCGGCATTCTACAAGCTTCCCAAGTGGAAGCAGAACAAACTGAAGTCTGATGTCCAGCTCTTTTAG
- the LOC133887751 gene encoding villin-4-like isoform X3, which yields MSVSMKDLDPAFRGAGQKDGLEIWRIENFKPVPVPTSSYGKFYMGDSYIFLKTTVLKNGSFRHDIHYWLGKDTSQDEAGTAAILTVELDAALGGRAVQYRELQGNETDNFLSYFRPCIMPQPGGVASGFNHVEINEQEHVTHLYVCRGKHVVHVKEVPFARSSLNHEDIFILDTKSKIFQFNGSNSCIQERAKALEVVQYIKDTFHEGKCEVAAVEDGKLMADPEAGDFWGLFGGFAPLPRKIPSEDNGEDREIVVKLQCLNQGKLVHISFESLTRELLESNKCYLLDYGAEMYVWMGRSTSLQERKGASEAAEKLLIDGSRTKSHLIKVIEGFETVMFKSKFSEWPPTPDLKLSSEDGRGKVAALLKSQGLDVKGLMKGAPVKEEPQPYIDCTGHLQVWRVNEKDKTLLSSPEQSKFYTGDCYIFQYTYTGDEKEECLIGTWFGKKSVEEERTTAISLANKMVQTAKFQAAQVRLYEGKEPTQFFVIFQSLQVFKGGLSSGYKNFLAENGIGDDTYSDGGLALFRIQGTGSENLQALQVDAVASSLNSSYCYILHNGNTVFTWTGNLTTSLDHDLVERQLDVIKPDLPSRSQKEGRETDQFWELLGGKSKYPNQKVVRELESDPHLFSCILSQGNVKVKEIHHFTQDDLMTEDVFVLDCHSDIFVWVGQEMDAKVKSQAMYIGEKFLMLDFLMENLSQETPIFIVSEGSEPQFFTRFFNWDSAKSLMHGSSYQRKLAIVKGGATPSLDENIYSYCGYMNEPIIPLQIFSILNRTIMSSV from the exons ATGTCAGTTTCGATGAAGGATTTGGACCCGGCCTTCCGCGGAGCTGGACAAAAGGA TGGTCTGGAGATATGGCGTATTGAGAATTTTAAGCCAGTTCCTGTGCCAACATCTTCATATGGAAAATTTTACATGGGTGATTCATATATCTTCTTGAAG ACAACGGTGTTAAAAAATGGTTCCTTTCGCCATGATATTCATTATTGGCTTGGCAAAGATACTAGTCAG GATGAGGCTGGAACTGCTGCAATTTTAACTGTGGAGCTTGATGCTGCCCTTGGAGGGCGTGCTGTCCAGTACCGGGAGTTACAAGGCAATGAAACTGATAATTTTCTCTCATATTTTAGACCTTGCATCATGCCGCAGCCAGGAGGGGTGGCTTCTGGGTTCAACCATGTAGAAATCAATGAGCAGGAGCACGTTACCCACTTATATGTGTGCAGAGGAAAGCATGTTGTCCATGTTAAAGAG GTTCCTTTTGCCCGTTCATCTCTCAACCATGAGGACATTTTTATTTTGGATACCAAGTCCAAAATTTTCCAGTTCAATGGCTCAAACTCATGCATTCAGGAGAGAGCAAAAGCTCTTGAAGTTGTGCAGTATATCAAAGATACTTTCCATGAGGGCAAGTGTGAAGTTGCAGCAGTTG AAGATGGGAAGTTGATGGCCGATCCCGAAGCCGGTGATTTTTGGGGTTTGTTTGGTGGCTTCGCTCCTCTTCCAAGGAAGATACCTTCAGAGGATAATGGGGAAGACAGAGAAATTGTTGTCAAATTGCAATG TTTAAACCAAGGAAAGTTGGTGCATATTAGTTTTGAATCCTTGACACGTGAGTTGCTTGAGTCAAACAAATGCTACTTGCTAGACTATGGTGCTGAAATGTATGTTTGGATGGGCAGAAGTACTTCTCTGCAAGAAAGGAAGGGTGCAAGTGAAGCTGCTGAG AAACTACTCATTGATGGTAGCCGAACAAAATCACACCTTATCAAAGTGATTGAGGGTTTCGAAACAGTAATGTTCAAGTCAAAATTTAGTGAGTGGCCACCCACACCTGATTTGAAACTGTCATCTGAGGATGGAAGAGGCAAAGTTGCAG CTCTCCTCAAAAGCCAAGGATTAGATGTTAAAGGCTTGATGAAAGGTGCACCTGTAAAAGAAGAACCTCAGCCTTATATTGATTGCACAGGTCATTTGCAG GTCTGGCGTGTAAATGAAAAGGACAAGACCCTTCTGTCATCCCCTGAGCAGTCGAAATTTTATACAGGAGATTGCTACATTTTTCAATACACATATACTGGAGATGAGAAGGAGGAATGTCTTATTGGAACTTGGTTTGGGAAGAAGAGTGTTGAG GAGGAGAGAACGACAGCGATATCACTGGCTAACAAGATGGTTCAGACTGCAAAATTCCAGGCTGCCCAG GTTCGCCTTTATGAAGGGAAAGAACCAACTCAGTTCTTTGTCATATTTCAGAGTCTTCAAGTGTTTAAG GGTGGCCTTAGCTCTGGATACAAGAACTTTCTTGCTGAAAATGGCATTGGGGATGACACTTACTCCGACGGTGGGCTTGCCCTATTCCGGATTCAGGGCACAGGATCAGAAAACTTGCAAGCACTTCAAGTAGATGCA GTGGCTTCATCCTTAAATTCGTCCTATTGTTACATTCTACACAATGGAAACACTGTGTTCACATGGACTGGTAACCTTACGACCTCACTGGATCATGACTTGGTTGAGAGGCAGCTTGATGTAATCAAG CCAGATCTCCCTTCAAGGTCACAAAAAGAGGGGAGAGAAACCGACCAATTCTGGGAATTACTGGGTGGTAAATCCAAGTATCCAAACCAAAAGGTAGTAAGAGAGCTTGAAAGTGACCCCCATCTGTTCTCGTGCATCTTATCCCAAG GCAATGTAAAG GTCAAAGAAATACACCACTTTACTCAGGATGATCTGATGACAGAGGATGTTTTCGTTCTTGATTGTCACTCGGACATATTTGTTTGGGTTGGCCAGGAAATGGATGCCAAAGTGAAATCACAAGCTATGTATATTGGAGag AAATTTCTTATGCTCGATTTCCTTATGGAAAATCTCTCCCAAGAAACACCAATATTCATTGTTTCAGAAGGTAGTGAGCCACAATTTTTTACTAGGTTCTTCAACTGGGACTCAGCAAAATCACTG ATGCATGGCAGTTCATACCAGAGGAAGCTTGCCATTGTAAAGGGTGGAGCAACTCCATCATTGGAT GAGAACATTTACTCCTATTGCGGGTATATGAATGAACCCATTATTCCACTTCAGATTTTTAGCATTTTAAATAGAACTATTATGTCATCTGTTTGA